GGACCGTCGCAAGGTCGTCGAGCTGCTGAAGCCCGAGCGCATGGGCGTCGTGCTCTCGGAGGAGCTGCAGCTGCACCCCGAGCAGTCGACCGACGCGTTCGTCTTCCACCACCCCGAGGCCAAGTACTTCTCGGTCTAGGCGGGCGGGACCGACTGCCGCCGGACCGACGGGCGCTGCGACGGCAGCTTCGCCCGCCGGAGGGAGGCGAGCACGGCCGGGCCGATCAGGGCGATGCCGATCACGGTCGTGACCGCGCGCACCGTGTCCCAGGTGAGCGTCGAGGTCACGAGCGAGTACAGCGCGAACGAGGCGAGGTTCTCGCCGAGCGGCGCCGCCCCGTCGTAGGAGATGCCGGTTCCCGTGCCGACGGCGAAGGGCCAGAACCAGAGGTTCATGATGAGCCCGAACGCATAGGCGGCGATGACCCCGTACCCGGCGAGCATGGCGATCTCGAGGGCGGTCGCGCGCCGCACGGCGGCCGTGGTCGCCGCCCGTGGGCGGATGGCCGGCAGCAGGCCGGCACCCGCGGCCACCCAGGCGCACGCGAACATCTGGAACGGCGTCCACGGGCCGATGCCGCCCCAGAGCACCGACGACACGGCGATCGTGAGCATGCCGAGCAGGAACCCGAACCGTGCGCCGAACGCCCTGCCGGCGAGGATCAGCAGGACGAAGACCGCCTCGATGCCGCCCACTCCGGCACCCGCGATGCGGATGCCCGCACCGATCGCCGCGAGCACGCCGAGCAGCGCCACCGCCTTCGCCGAGTGCATCTGCCGATCGAGGGCGGCGAGCACGACGGCGATGACCGCCGGCAGCACCGCGAAGGCCACGAACGGCGCGGCACGCTGCGCATCGGCCGGAACCGCCGTGGCGACGAGCGGCCAGCCGAACGCGGCGAGGGCGAGGGTGCTGCCGGCGAGCAGCGCCACGGTGGTGACGAGCTCGCGACGTGAGGTGGCACGGTCTGCGCGCGCGCTGTCGTCGACCCCGACGTGCTGGTCGGTTCGCGGCCCCACGGCGGTCATGCGATCACCTCCGCGGTCACGAGCGGAGCCGGTGAGACCGCGCCCCGCTCGATCGTGAGCTCGCGGATCGCGAATCGAGCGGCGAACTCGCGGTCGTGCGTCGCGAACAGCACGGCCCGACCGGCGCCGGCGACGGCGACGAGGGCGTCGCCCACGAGTCGCCGAGCCGCTGCGTCGAGCCCGCGGGCCGGCTCGTCGACGAGCAGCACGGCGGGCGAAGGGGCGAGCTGGATCGCGATCGCGAGGCACAGCCGCTCGCCCGCCGAGAGGTCGCGAGGATGCCGGAGGAGCAGGCCCTCGTCGAGCTCGCGGCCGAGCAGCGCCGCGAAGGCCTCTGCGGTCGGCGTCGCCGGCCGATTCCGGCGATCCGCCCGGTGGCACTCGGCGGCGACCGTCGTGCTGAAGAACAGGTCGTCGAACTGCTCGGGCACGAGCGTGATCGCGCGGCGGCGCGCCGTCGGGTCGAGCGAGGCGACATCGATGCCGTCGATCAGCATTCGGCCCGCGGCATCCGGCACCGCCATCGCACCCAGCAGGCTGCTCTTGCCCGCGCCGTTCGCGCCGGTGACCGCGACGCGCTCGCCGGCGCGCATGGCGAACCGCGCATCGCGCACCGCGAGCGTGTCGCCGTGTCGGGCCTCGAGTCCCTGCACCGAGACGAGCGGATGCCGCGGCCCCGCCGCAGCCCGGTCGTCGCCGACGACTCGGCCAGCAGGTGCCGGGGGAGTCGTCGGTGTCGACGGTGCGAGTGCCGGGGCATCGCCGATCGTGACGCGCCCGTCGTCGATCTCGAGCCAGACATCGGCGACGCCTCGCCACTCCGCGGTCCGATGATCGGCGACGACGACGCAGGCGCCCGACTCGTGCGCGACCCGGTCGAGCACCGCGCACACGACTCGTCGCGCCGCCGTGTCGAGCTCGGCGAGCGGCTCGTCGACGAGCAGCAGGGCCGGGAGCGAGACGAGGGCCGCGGCGATCGCGACGAGCGTCGCCTCACCGGCGGAGAGCGCGATGACCGGCCGCTCGAGCAGTCGGGCGATCCCGAGTTCATCGGCAGTCTGCTGCACCCGCTCGGCGATGAGCGTGGCGTCGAGGCCCCGCGTGGTGAGCGCGAAGCCGATCTCGTCGCGCACCGTCTCGGCCACGAACGACCGTCGCACCTGCTGGGCGACGACGCCGACGAAGCCGGCCGTCTCACGCGGCGTGAACCGGCGCCGATCGAGCCCGCCGATCTCGATGCGCCCGCCCTGCACGCCGCCCTCGAAATGCTGGAAGAGGCCGCTCATCGCGTCGAGCAGGCTCGACTTGCCCGCGCCCGTCGCGCCCGACACGATCGTCAGGCTGCCCGGGGCGAGTTCGAGATCGACGTCGTCGAGGCGCCAGACGCCGCCCTGGTCGAGCGAGGCCGCAGTGCACCGCACGGGCCGTTCGGCGTCGGCGGTCGGTCGAGCGGATGCCGCGAACCCGCGCACCTCCATCGAGGCGGCGAGTGCGAGGGCCCGTTCGACCGTGTGCTCGAACACCGGCACGAGGAGGGCCGAAGGCCCGCGCTCACCGCGAAGGGCGGCGGCCCGACGCATCCGTCGCACCGAATGGGCGAGCGCCGGAGCGGTGGCCCAGGCGATGACGAGCGCGCGCGAGACGGCGCGGATCGGGCCACGGGTCGCACCGAGCACGAAGAGGCGTTGCACGTCGATGAACGCGTTCAGCACGCCGAAGGCGAGGATGACCGCCGCGAACGGCAGCGCGCTGACCGCGGCGTTCCAGATGCCGCCGCTCGTGACGGGTCCGAAGAGCGCGATGTGCGCGAACGGGCCCTCGAGCGGCACTCGCGGCAGGTCGAGGAGCACCATTCCGCCACCGGATGCCCCGCCGAACACCAGGCGGTAGGCGACGCGCGACACGACGAACACCGCCGCGACGATCGCCGCCGCGCGCAGTGGAGCCGCGCGGAACCGCATCATCCGGCCGGCGTCGGAGTCTCCGTGCCGGTCGTGTAGACGAGGCCGACGCTCTGGCCGGGCTCGAGCTGCAGCGTGCCGAGGCCCTCCTGCGCGTACTCCCATTCGGCCTCGGCCGAGGGCTTCACCCAGAGCGCCCAATAGGCGTAGGCGGGCGGCATCGACTGGCAGGACTCGACGAACGAGGACTCGCCCGCGACCTCGACGGTCTCATCGGGCCCGGGCCGCTCGTCGACCCGGCAGACGATCTGGTCGCCCCACTCGACCGAACCCTCGGTCGTGACGCCGGCCTCATCGAGCGCCGCCGTCGCGGCGATCGCGGAGCCGGTGTCGACGCAGTCCGACGCACCCTCGCCCCCGAGCGTGCCGAAGTCGACGATCACGCCGATGCCGTCGCATTCGGCCCCGGCCTCGGTGCTCGCCTCGGCGCTCGCTGCGGCGGTCGGATCGGCGGTCGGAGCCGGAGTCGCGGCGGCGCAGCCGCTCAACGCGAGCGGACCGACGAGGAGCAGGGAGAGGAGGGGGGATCGCACGTCGACCACCCTACCGACGCGCGGTTCCGCACCGTCGCGGCGTGAAACAACCCGACATGTACGAACGTGACGCCCGTCACGAAGGGCTTGCCAAACCGAGGATCCCTTCGGTTAGTCTGTGCGGATTGGCAACTTCCGCGGGCGGAGGGCGCTCGCGGATCGTCGCACGGTGAGGATCGGCCGTCGGGTCGAGCCTCCGCTGGGGGAGAAGCATGAGCGAAGCGTCCGGAGTCTCGACCACCGCACGGCCCACGACGGGCGGATCGACCGGACCAGGAACCCCACGCAGACGCACACGACCAGCGCGCTGGCGCGCCATGGCCTCAGGAGCCTCCGTGATCGCACTGGCCGCAGTGGCGGGCACCGGCGTCATCACGAACGACACCGTCGCTGAACGTGCAGCGCAGGAGGCGGAGCAGATCGCCGCGACGGCGCAGCTCTCCGCGGCGACCGATCTCGACGCGAGCCAGCTGGGCACCCACGAGGGCATCCTCACGGCGCGGGCCGCGCAGGATGCGGTCGATGCGCTGCACTCGGCGGAGGCCGTGATCGCGGCAGCCGACGGCAAGTCGGATGCCTCGGACCTCGAGGCATCCGTCGCCGCGCTGCAGTCGTACGAGCTCCTCGCCCCCGAGCGGGTCTTCGAGCTCGCCGATGCGGCTCGCGCCCACGCGGTCACCGTGCAGGCCGCGGTCGTCGAGTTCGATCGCGTCGCGGCCGAGCAGGCCGCGGCCGAGCGGGCGGCAGCGGAGCGGGCGGCCGCCGAACGCGCGGCGGCCGAGCGCGACGCCGCGACGCCGCCGGCGAGCAGCGGACCCGGGCCGGCGGCGCCCGCGAACCCGAGCGAGGCGCAGGTCATCGCCCGCGACATGATGGCTGCCCGCCATGGCTGGGGCGCCGACCAGTTCGGCTGCCTCGTCGAACTCTGGAACCGGGAATCCGGCTGGAACGTCACGGCAGGCAGTCCGGACGGCGCCTACGGGATTCCGCAGGCCCTGCCCGGCAGCAAGATGGCGTCGGCGGGCGCGGACTGGCAGACGAGCGCGGCCACGCAGATCAGTTGGGGACTCGGCTACGTGGCGGGGAGATACGGCACGCCGTGCGGTGCATGGGCCCATTTCCAGGCGAACAACTGGTACTGATCCCATCGTCTGGGGCCTACAACAGCGTTCGGAACCCGTCCTCGGTTCGGATGACTTTCACAGGCGAAGCTGAGGTTCTGTCCAGAAGGCCTCGGCAGACTGGCCACTTCGCCCGGGCGCCCCCGCTCGTGGAACGTCGACCAAGGGTCATCCAGCGCACTGCGTCACGGCGACCCGCCTTGTGAAAGTCATGCAGAACCAGTCATCCTCTTCTGAAAACAGCCAGTCCGAAGCCCGCGAGACCGAGGAGCTCCGCCCCCGGTCCCGCCGCAACCGCCCCCTCTGGAGGAGCGGACCGATGCTCGCGG
The sequence above is a segment of the Agromyces hippuratus genome. Coding sequences within it:
- a CDS encoding ECF transporter S component, with product MTAVGPRTDQHVGVDDSARADRATSRRELVTTVALLAGSTLALAAFGWPLVATAVPADAQRAAPFVAFAVLPAVIAVVLAALDRQMHSAKAVALLGVLAAIGAGIRIAGAGVGGIEAVFVLLILAGRAFGARFGFLLGMLTIAVSSVLWGGIGPWTPFQMFACAWVAAGAGLLPAIRPRAATTAAVRRATALEIAMLAGYGVIAAYAFGLIMNLWFWPFAVGTGTGISYDGAAPLGENLASFALYSLVTSTLTWDTVRAVTTVIGIALIGPAVLASLRRAKLPSQRPSVRRQSVPPA
- a CDS encoding ATP-binding cassette domain-containing protein translates to MMRFRAAPLRAAAIVAAVFVVSRVAYRLVFGGASGGGMVLLDLPRVPLEGPFAHIALFGPVTSGGIWNAAVSALPFAAVILAFGVLNAFIDVQRLFVLGATRGPIRAVSRALVIAWATAPALAHSVRRMRRAAALRGERGPSALLVPVFEHTVERALALAASMEVRGFAASARPTADAERPVRCTAASLDQGGVWRLDDVDLELAPGSLTIVSGATGAGKSSLLDAMSGLFQHFEGGVQGGRIEIGGLDRRRFTPRETAGFVGVVAQQVRRSFVAETVRDEIGFALTTRGLDATLIAERVQQTADELGIARLLERPVIALSAGEATLVAIAAALVSLPALLLVDEPLAELDTAARRVVCAVLDRVAHESGACVVVADHRTAEWRGVADVWLEIDDGRVTIGDAPALAPSTPTTPPAPAGRVVGDDRAAAGPRHPLVSVQGLEARHGDTLAVRDARFAMRAGERVAVTGANGAGKSSLLGAMAVPDAAGRMLIDGIDVASLDPTARRRAITLVPEQFDDLFFSTTVAAECHRADRRNRPATPTAEAFAALLGRELDEGLLLRHPRDLSAGERLCLAIAIQLAPSPAVLLVDEPARGLDAAARRLVGDALVAVAGAGRAVLFATHDREFAARFAIRELTIERGAVSPAPLVTAEVIA
- a CDS encoding aggregation-promoting factor C-terminal-like domain-containing protein → MIALAAVAGTGVITNDTVAERAAQEAEQIAATAQLSAATDLDASQLGTHEGILTARAAQDAVDALHSAEAVIAAADGKSDASDLEASVAALQSYELLAPERVFELADAARAHAVTVQAAVVEFDRVAAEQAAAERAAAERAAAERAAAERDAATPPASSGPGPAAPANPSEAQVIARDMMAARHGWGADQFGCLVELWNRESGWNVTAGSPDGAYGIPQALPGSKMASAGADWQTSAATQISWGLGYVAGRYGTPCGAWAHFQANNWY